Proteins encoded within one genomic window of Sphingosinicella ginsenosidimutans:
- a CDS encoding class I SAM-dependent methyltransferase, translated as MASTNVTQDRRNSTIPDIESLARPTLEERGRQRFASALRRFAIQDMPERLRDDFETRVKPAAEAKGARFDDARAIDEAMERRASYRFYSTLRYNAQEMCFLSVQDPVERALPEMIAVARDAAERSPAGGTLRLNPDLEVPRYVTALDVHLTPGCFHSEWVEDDVAQGAVVSLGSRVFTASMNHRSWGGVARVISRWVKHVRPDFRPLRILDLGTSSGKNLLPYVEAFPGVEAHGVDVGAPLLRYGHALAEHEGVPLHFSQQNAEAMDFPDAHFDLIVSSFFFHEIPTTATRNVLKECRRLLRPGGMMVHQELPATGLVDAWEDYFWNWDTENNNEPFYTAFRAKDPIALCAEAGFDAARSFAQILPDVNAYPDRHAEFGWDEPGRPRHGKGGWYVFGSSLPE; from the coding sequence ATGGCTTCGACGAACGTCACCCAGGACCGGCGCAATTCCACCATCCCGGACATCGAGTCGCTCGCCCGCCCGACCCTTGAGGAGCGCGGCCGGCAGCGCTTCGCCAGCGCCCTGCGCCGCTTCGCGATCCAGGACATGCCCGAACGGCTCCGCGACGATTTCGAAACGCGGGTGAAGCCGGCAGCGGAGGCCAAGGGCGCCCGCTTCGATGATGCGCGGGCGATCGACGAGGCGATGGAGCGCCGGGCGTCCTACCGTTTCTACAGCACGCTCCGCTACAACGCGCAGGAGATGTGCTTCCTTTCGGTGCAGGATCCGGTCGAACGCGCGCTGCCCGAGATGATCGCGGTTGCGCGCGACGCGGCGGAGCGCAGCCCGGCCGGCGGCACGCTCCGGCTGAACCCCGATCTTGAAGTCCCGCGCTACGTGACGGCGCTGGACGTCCACCTGACGCCCGGCTGCTTCCATTCCGAATGGGTCGAGGACGATGTCGCGCAGGGCGCGGTGGTCAGCCTTGGCTCACGCGTGTTCACGGCGAGCATGAACCATCGCAGCTGGGGCGGCGTCGCGCGGGTGATCAGCCGCTGGGTGAAGCATGTCCGGCCGGATTTCCGGCCGCTCAGAATCCTTGATCTCGGCACCTCCTCGGGCAAGAACCTGCTTCCCTATGTCGAGGCCTTTCCGGGGGTTGAGGCGCATGGCGTCGATGTCGGCGCGCCGCTGCTGCGCTACGGCCATGCGCTTGCCGAGCATGAGGGCGTGCCGCTGCACTTCAGCCAGCAGAACGCCGAAGCGATGGATTTCCCGGACGCGCATTTCGATCTGATCGTCTCGAGCTTCTTCTTCCACGAGATTCCGACGACGGCGACGCGCAACGTCCTGAAGGAATGCCGGCGCCTGCTGCGGCCGGGCGGAATGATGGTCCACCAGGAACTGCCGGCGACCGGGCTTGTCGATGCCTGGGAGGATTATTTCTGGAACTGGGACACCGAGAACAATAACGAGCCCTTCTACACCGCCTTTCGCGCGAAGGATCCGATCGCCTTGTGCGCCGAGGCCGGGTTCGACGCCGCCCGCAGCTTCGCCCAGATCCTGCCGGACGTGAACGCCTATCCCGATCGTCATGCCGAATTCGGCTGGGACGAGCCGGGCCGGCCGCGGCACGGCAAGGGCGGCTGGTACGTGTTTGGCAGCAGCCTGCCCGAATGA
- a CDS encoding MFS transporter codes for MSLQTKSAVYRWYVVFLLLLVFILSYFDRYILSLLVDPIKEVMHLSDFQIGLLLGPAFSLFNVAVTLPLGWYADRSSRKWLLIAGIVIWCTMTVASGFVMSFVPLLVFRLGLGLGEAVVSPCSVSMISDYFSREGRARAISVYMAGPYLGAGLAFLVGGHLVGWLHEIGPRTLFGLGPFQPWQAAFLLVGAPGIIFALLMLTVVEPPRTERITTSAEEEARVSALRYMMARWRGFGALTLGATCNFAMSTLTFWNVPLFQRVYHWDVVAIGTVTGLFYFTAGPIGTALALWASNALGRKHGDGAMRVLILGLFITVPASALYPVMPTAQLSIILMFIAFIGKAAATAGGPAALSLITPGELRTRTVAIFNTIITLIGPLLGPPLIGAATDWTGNPASIGIVLSGFVLLIGLPTLILVCIGLKHYRETAAELAGRLDRKPATAAA; via the coding sequence GTGAGTTTGCAGACCAAGAGCGCGGTCTATCGCTGGTACGTCGTCTTCCTTCTCCTGCTCGTCTTCATCCTCTCCTATTTCGATCGCTACATCCTCTCGCTGCTGGTCGATCCGATCAAGGAGGTGATGCACCTCAGCGATTTCCAGATCGGCCTGCTGCTCGGCCCCGCCTTCTCGCTGTTCAATGTCGCGGTGACCTTGCCGCTCGGTTGGTATGCCGATCGATCGAGCCGCAAATGGCTCCTGATTGCCGGCATCGTCATCTGGTGCACGATGACGGTCGCGAGCGGCTTCGTGATGAGCTTCGTGCCGCTGCTCGTCTTCCGCCTCGGCCTCGGTCTCGGCGAGGCGGTGGTGAGCCCCTGTTCGGTCTCGATGATCAGCGACTATTTCAGCCGCGAGGGGCGGGCGAGGGCGATCAGCGTCTACATGGCCGGACCCTATCTCGGCGCCGGCCTCGCCTTCCTGGTTGGCGGCCATCTCGTGGGCTGGCTCCACGAGATCGGGCCGAGGACGCTGTTTGGGCTCGGCCCGTTCCAGCCCTGGCAGGCGGCCTTCCTGCTGGTCGGCGCACCCGGCATTATCTTCGCGCTCCTGATGCTGACCGTTGTCGAGCCGCCGCGCACCGAGAGGATCACCACCTCCGCCGAGGAAGAGGCGCGGGTCAGCGCATTGCGCTACATGATGGCGCGGTGGCGCGGCTTCGGCGCGCTCACCCTGGGCGCCACCTGCAATTTCGCGATGAGTACGCTCACCTTCTGGAACGTGCCCCTGTTCCAGCGCGTCTACCACTGGGACGTGGTTGCGATCGGCACGGTTACCGGCCTGTTCTACTTCACCGCCGGCCCGATCGGGACGGCGCTCGCGCTCTGGGCCAGCAACGCGCTTGGGCGCAAGCATGGTGACGGGGCGATGCGCGTCCTGATCCTCGGCCTGTTCATCACGGTCCCGGCGAGCGCGCTTTACCCGGTGATGCCGACCGCGCAGCTATCGATCATCCTCATGTTCATCGCCTTCATCGGCAAGGCTGCGGCGACGGCGGGCGGGCCGGCGGCGCTCTCGCTGATCACGCCGGGTGAGCTGCGCACACGGACGGTCGCGATCTTCAACACGATCATCACACTGATCGGTCCGCTGCTCGGGCCGCCGCTGATCGGCGCCGCGACCGACTGGACGGGCAACCCCGCCTCGATCGGGATCGTGCTGAGCGGTTTTGTCCTCTTGATCGGCCTGCCGACGCTCATCCTCGTGTGCATCGGCCTCAAACATTATCGAGAGACCGCGGCCGAGCTGGCCGGGCGGCTCGATCGCAAGCCTGCGACGGCGGCGGCCTAG
- a CDS encoding FAD-dependent oxidoreductase has translation MADGSRESWDVAIVGAGSAGLPCAIFAARAGARVLLLDHADQPGGSLWVATGQMSAAGTRLQKARGIEDTPDLHFEDVMRISRGTANAELVRLAVDHAAATFDWLMDEGFEPLPDHPVTGFGHEPYRVARYYWGEKGALSIKEVLVPIVERLASEGRIDMRLGHEVTELVQDEGGAVTGLRARGPDGATQEFAAGAVVLASGGYAGDPALFERLNGYPQYNAAPYPWCRGAALKLGEAVGGFARGAENLFVNFGTLFDTDEFPAKATGRIEHFPERRQPWEIYVNAAGDRFVREDIDSVDAREMALFHQQDYRYWIILDSRILAEAPPIVVGWTKEEVADAFARGGPAFLTSGTLADLAARAGIDAAGLERAVTGYNYGVATGADFFGRRHLPRPIAEPPFHAIRMQASAISSTVGLAVDGELRVVRRDGSPIPNLYAAGEALGSSQTMGKAACGGMMVTPAMTFGRLLGERLAAKGGRK, from the coding sequence TTGGCGGACGGATCGCGCGAGAGTTGGGATGTGGCGATCGTCGGCGCCGGATCGGCCGGGCTTCCCTGCGCCATATTCGCGGCGAGGGCCGGAGCGCGCGTGCTGTTGCTGGATCATGCCGACCAGCCCGGCGGGTCGCTGTGGGTCGCCACGGGGCAGATGAGCGCGGCCGGGACCCGGCTGCAGAAGGCGCGCGGGATCGAGGACACGCCCGACCTCCATTTCGAGGACGTGATGCGGATCAGCCGCGGCACCGCCAATGCCGAGCTCGTGCGCCTTGCGGTCGATCATGCCGCTGCCACCTTCGACTGGCTGATGGACGAGGGTTTCGAGCCGCTGCCCGATCATCCGGTCACCGGCTTTGGCCATGAACCCTATCGTGTCGCCCGCTATTATTGGGGCGAGAAGGGGGCGCTCAGCATCAAGGAGGTGCTTGTCCCGATCGTCGAGCGGCTGGCGTCCGAGGGCAGGATCGACATGCGACTGGGGCATGAGGTCACCGAGCTGGTCCAGGACGAGGGCGGCGCGGTGACCGGCCTTCGGGCGCGCGGACCCGATGGCGCGACACAGGAGTTCGCCGCCGGCGCGGTCGTGCTCGCCTCCGGCGGCTATGCCGGCGATCCGGCGCTGTTCGAACGGCTGAACGGCTATCCCCAATATAACGCCGCGCCCTACCCCTGGTGCCGGGGCGCGGCGCTGAAGCTGGGGGAGGCCGTGGGCGGCTTCGCGCGGGGCGCCGAAAACCTGTTCGTCAATTTCGGGACCCTGTTCGACACCGACGAATTCCCGGCCAAGGCGACCGGGCGGATCGAGCACTTCCCGGAACGGCGCCAGCCCTGGGAAATCTATGTGAACGCTGCCGGCGACCGCTTCGTTCGGGAAGATATCGACAGCGTCGATGCGCGCGAAATGGCGCTGTTTCACCAGCAGGACTATCGCTACTGGATCATCCTCGACAGCCGCATCCTTGCCGAAGCGCCGCCGATCGTCGTCGGATGGACGAAGGAGGAGGTCGCGGACGCCTTCGCGCGCGGCGGCCCGGCCTTCCTCACCTCCGGCACGCTCGCGGATCTCGCCGCCAGGGCGGGCATCGATGCCGCCGGCTTGGAGCGAGCCGTCACCGGCTATAATTACGGCGTCGCGACCGGCGCCGACTTTTTCGGGCGGAGGCACCTGCCGCGGCCGATCGCGGAGCCGCCATTCCATGCGATCCGGATGCAGGCGAGCGCGATCTCCAGCACGGTCGGGCTCGCGGTCGATGGCGAGCTGCGCGTCGTGCGCCGCGACGGCAGCCCGATCCCGAATCTCTACGCGGCGGGCGAGGCGCTCGGGTCGAGCCAGACCATGGGCAAGGCGGCCTGCGGCGGCATGATGGTGACGCCGGCGATGACGTTCGGGCGGCTGCTCGGCGAACGGCTGGCCGCGAAGGGAGGCCGCAAGTGA